A single Gopherus flavomarginatus isolate rGopFla2 chromosome 17, rGopFla2.mat.asm, whole genome shotgun sequence DNA region contains:
- the SETX gene encoding probable helicase senataxin isoform X6, translated as MSSPVAGVRMSTCRWCTPGGSSTTQFLRTYASKTLSPEDRAAANDDLCYCLECVVEYHKARDELPGLLQEILWELETSRLIDHFEKSMKTDIEEDDELFIVDDNGETKLSGYTGPDFENNLRVPLLEILKYPYLLLHARISELCVEAICKMEQVNFSFQVFDKHPGIYLLLVHPNEVIRRWAILTARNLGKVDRDDYYDLQEVLTCLFKVIELGLFDSPDIYSSSMIEKGKLILLPSHLYDTTNYKNYWLGICMLLTVLEEQAMDSLLLGPDKQNDFMQSILHTMEKQTDDESTDPFWPALHCFMVILDQLGSKVWGQLIDPVQAFQTIINNVSYNNEITNIRNSSRRTKSEPESNYEDEMVTCSQIVYNYNTEKPKKDTGWKTAICPDYCPNMYEDMQSLANVLQSDIGQDMRVHNSTFLWFIPFVQSLMDLKDLGVAYIVEVIHHLCSEIKGFLSERVQQCDKVSEFFILILVSVIELHRNKKCLHLLWISSQEWVEAVVKCANLPTIAFTRCSEKAPGNCPKVTSAISSQASNSVQHACVQLIRSLLREGYQLGQQTVCKQFLDKLNLLLRGNLPLGWQLKNRETQELQMCLKQVIRSIKDRSSNASIPVENSVICTNLPTIPIKQEKGTASDRCQMNIHHRDSLSPPFSLASGSDEACQERSSPERRGIGEEVYREMSFNNRRLCVTAECLLTDIKKEPHDRSFQECEHPDSSGATKLHKNAHKNGNNHQVQGNQNKNNSLLKQCFNTSPQVSDFKSRAILERGETEVRMPEYPSAQFCSSSHEDTHSSIGKDGSGSSNSCSKFKTDPNKITNLKTQVQNADWTTKLLQLMKQSASNSEVDQQRSHSESLYTSKDGSRDQEVNILSEGETSVNFNTSNGSENKQENSMNSTFQIKLLSLKQESNDTKADYSNSFKKEAGLKEGESSDEDDNIPLATFKHYLKKKRPLSRRSSSLPKPLLNKDLNTEIPDQGQSNSGSLCPKTGDLEDKKVSMRCTDETSTYFNIPSSSENKGEIPRDAPLISPLLIKHESTDRLLDFSRYFKGEGDAEEKRNSEDNGAIACDLVKMKSGASPLTDSQIDRDLDKLSLAAYAKGVHFPVDSSQEHSIHLCDIKRKVKGAVRSSTKGQSNESSSDTDCPNNEVIVISDSSSDEEKKLAIKKPVKKEVCVCPDKQPLTSGYVSDSANKKEQLKTHSSPLPCEEHNSQFFEFETEDDVFSVWQDSQINDEEVNRAQEQDSNLTSTSNCTSDSFELADRINDWGYDTDYISDDIIEKAEKIVERQIDSLSYKKVSKTGTKTEAPFQEPAIKGNAAAQSENFTHPDAVAKDHAKNTGLMEPRASTSSVSLASKLTIKKSTLSPAKSLAKSKMVRTALRSPRKMSLKTVQNKKLPQTSSRNTEPCRSTPAVVPPKKVRQCPEPTSTVVKLGLKKAPRKAFEFSQRSLDSLAELRSYGKAAGAVQTARKQKTKLIAPQNLVIKHNRKMLACQDLQFLRQIRPTQVGRGKNQTGSSEGRSKKITKKSNPKHPIQQPVASDPVSAAGTSEKQKERIAEQICYPSSKDGKKVRKSFSFEREEVQTPHMDKTVPHGSKESNMKIEENNMAGPALQIESCFSSSLTGDYKNEPAERDYVVPLVSPSTPHFEGATLKESKPKLKENSDEDDLFLTQSDPVDMEMCSQMENIGDIMSSEKEPLDTEVDAAESLLQNEPLGIVKCKYKDCTEQVEKTGEYCSKHSATSASDHLFIKPGLPPPKPEKPSTAKNFSSNSSSRSANLTKDFENISKHSLSSKAKSKVVKSSVSKAGNPKAVSAENQIFKTPSFSRSLQSQSSSNVLRPQNMQTNSTSHFPNRSASGAHSGQERSLPSFPQANALVTQQRDHSIFVTEVLKWNYEMFVNFSQFGLPYNLLQSVMVSVPVKFHGYNDYFNTFFPLMMLNAFETVAQEWIENQKTREKNSYHLHLQNFCADLNRADFTACIRESDLAKQLHPKEDDLVFLVVPEKQNTFAEESEMESHLVYHVGFVTRFSRASLRETRQNEQHVVCHLSIQTRGNLSYYINQPMKCIVISSLVTTQRRFRGLLLLSRSPLAKPIINPSYADFCPRDLNVTSESTTSYVRDYNADQKKAIETAYAMVKEHPRLPRICLIHGPPGTGKSKTIVGLLYRILTERSGNENRAQNLNAKIKRNRVLVCAPSNAAVDELMKKIILEFKEKCQDRRNPLGNCGDVNLVRLGPEKSISIDVLRFSLDSQVSHRMNRGQPGRDQDIHRKKEALDRQLDSLSRQRAMDRCDKRQKSQKLDEEIARLSKERQQLTSQLRKVGGRPQEVQASIILESHIICCTLSTSGGFLLESAFRRQGLDPFSCVIVDEAGQSCEVETLIPLTHRCSKLVLVGDPKQLPPTVISMSNRREQMFFRLAIPAIPGL; from the exons atTCGTCGATGGGCCATCCTGACAGCAAGAAATTTAGGGAAAGTCGACAGGGATGATTACTATGACTTACAGGAAGTGTTGACTTGTTTGTTTAAAGTCATTGAGTTGGGGCTGTTTGATAGTCCTGATATTTATAGTTCTTCAATGATTGAGAAGGGGAAACTCATTCTTCTGCCATCCCATTTGTACGATACCACCAACTACAAAAACTACTGGCTTG GTATCTGTATGTTGCTAACAGTGCTGGAAGAACAAGCTATGGATTCTTTGTTGCTGGGTCCAGATAAACAGAATGATTTCATGCAGTCTATACTTCATACCATGGAGAAACAAACAGATG ATGAAAGCACTGATCCCTTCTGGCCAGCGCTGCACTGTTTCATGGTGATTCTGGATCAGCTCGGGTCTAAAGTGTGGGGTCAGCTCATCGATCCAGTCCAGGCCTTTCAAACCATTATCAACAATGTCAGCTACAACAATGAAATAACAAATATACGGAATAGTTCAAGGAG GACTAAATCTGAACCAGAGTCAAACTATGAGGATGAAATGGTTACTTGCAGCCAGATTGTGTATAATTACAATACAGAAAAGCCCAAAAag GATACTGGATGGAAGACAGCCATTTGTCCAGATTATTGCCCCAACATGTATGAAGATATGCAgtcattggctaatgtgcttcaGTCTGATATTGGCCAAGATATGCGTGTCCATAATAGCACATTTCTGTGGTTTATTCCTTTTGTTCAGTCCCTAATGGACCTCAAGGACTTGGGCGTGGCTTATATAGTAGAGGTCATTCACCATCTGTGCTCAGAAATCAAAGGCTTTCTTAGTGAAAGAGTCCAGCAATGTGACAAAGTTTCTGAATTTTTCATCCTGATCCTGGTGTCAGTTATTGAACTACACAGAAATAAGAAGTGCCTGCATTTGCTGTGGATTAGCTCTCAGGAATGGGTGGAAGCAGTAGTGAAATGTGCTAACCTTCCAACCATAGCATTTACGCGCTGCTCTGAAAAAGCACCTGGAAACTGTCCTAAAGTTACATCAGCAATATCTTCACAGGCTTCTAACTCTGTACAGCATGCTTGCGTGCAGTTGATACGCAGCCTTCTTCGAGAAGGCTACCAGCTAGGGCAACAAACTGTTTGCAAGCAGTTTCTAGATAAGCTCAATCTGCTTTTGCGGGGAAACTTACCTCTGGGTTGGCAGCTGAAGAACCGGGAAACTCAGGAATTGCAAATGTGTTTAAAGCAGGTAATAAGGAGTATAAAGGACAGATCATCAAATGCTTCCATACCTGTGGAAAATAGCGTGATCTGTACAAATTTGCCCACCATTCCTATAAAGCAAGAGAAAGGGACAGCCAGTGACAGATGTCAGATGAATATACATCACAGGGATAGCCTCAGTCCCCCCTTTTCTTTAGCATCTGGGAGCGATGAGGCCTGTCAAGAGAGATCTTCCCCTGAAAGAAGAGGCATTGGGGAAGAGGTGTATAGGGAAATGTCTTTTAACAATAGAAGATTATGTGTAACGGCAGAATGCCTTTTGACAGATATTAAAAAAGAACCTCACGATAGGTCATTTCAGGAATGTGAACATCCTGATAGCTCTGGAGCAACAAAATTACACAAGAATGCGCATAAAAATGGAAACAACCACCAAGTGCAGGGGAACCAAAATAAGAATAACTCCTTACTTAAACAGTGCTTCAACACAAGTCCTCAAGTCTCGGATTTCAAAAGTCGTGCTATATTGGAAAGAGGCGAAACAGAAGTGAGGATGCCAGAGTATCCGAGTGCTCAGTTTTGTTCCAGTTCTCATGAAGACACTCACAGCTCAATTGGAAAAGATGGAAGTGGCTCCTCTAATTCCTGTTCAAAGTTTAAGACGGATCCTAATAAAATCACAAATTTGAAAACCCAGGTACAGAATGCTGATTGGACCACAAAACTACTACAGTTAATGAAGCAATCCGCTTCAAATTCAGAAGTAGACCAACAACGGTCTCACTCTGAGTCTCTCTATACAAGTAAAGATGGCAGCAGAGATCAGGAAGTGAATATTTTGAGTGAAGGTGAAACCTCAGTTAACTTTAATACTTCAAATGGTTCTGAAAATAAGCAGGAGAACAGTATGAACAGTACTTTTCAAATCAAGCTGCTCTCTCTTAAGCAGGAATCAAATGATACCAAGGCAGATTAttcaaattcctttaaaaaagagGCTGGTTTGAAAGAAGGTGAAAGTAGTGATGAAGACGACAATATTCCACTTGCTACGTTTAAacattatttaaagaaaaagagaCCCCTTTCAAGAAGATCGAGTTCCTTGCCAAAGCCTTTATTGAATAAAGACCTTAACACAGAGATACCAGATCAAGGGCAGTCTAATTCTGGCAGTTTATGCCCAAAGACAGGTGACCTCGAAGATAAAAAAGTGAGCATGCGATGTACAGATGAAACTTCAACATATTTTAACATTCCATCTAGTTCTGAAAATAAAGGGGAGATACCTAGGGATGCTCCTCTAATCAGTCCGCTCTTGATTAAGCACGAGTCAACTGACAGACTGTTAGATTTTTCAAGATATTTTAAAGGAGAAGGCGATgcagaggaaaaaagaaatagtgaagataatggagcaattgCATGTGATTTGGTAAAAATGAAATCTGGAGCTAGCCCCTTAACAGACTCTCAGATTGATAGAGACCTTGATAAATTATCCTTAGCTGCTTATGCCAAAGGTGTCCATTTTCCTGTTGATTCAAGCCAAGAACACTCAATACATCTGTGTGACATTAAAAGGAAAGTAAAAGGTGCTGTTAGATCATCCACAAAGGGCCAAAGTAATGAGTCCTCTTCTGATACAGATTGTCCTAACAATGAAGTCATTGTCATTTCAGATTCCTCTTCTGATGAGGAAAAAAAGTTGGCTATTAAGAAACCAGTAAAAAAAGAAGTCTGTGTATGTCCAGATAAACAACCTTTAACATCTGGCTATGTTTCTGATAGTGCAAACAAAAAAGAGCAGTTGAAGACTCATAGCTCCCCGTTGCCATGTGAGGAACATAATTCTCAGTTTTTTGAGTTTGAAACTGAAGATGATGTCTTTTCAGTCTGGCAAGATTCTCAGATAAATGATGAGGAAGTGAATCGGGCACAGGAACAAGACTCTAACTTGACATCAACAAGCAACTGTACTTCAGATAGTTTTGAGTTGGCAGATCGTATAAATGACTGGGGTTATGATACAGATTACATCAGTGATGATATcattgaaaaagcagaaaagattGTTGAAAGGCAGATAGATTCTCTTTCTTATAAGAAAGTTAGTAAAACTGGCACAAAAACTGAGGCACCTTTTCAAGAGCCTGCTATCAAGGGAAATGCAGCTGCTCAGTCTGAGAATTTTACTCACCCAGATGCTGTTGCTAAAGACCATGCCAAAAACACAGGCTTGATGGAACCCAGAGCATCTACATCTAGTGTATCATTAGCTTCAAAGTTGACTATTAAAAAAAGCACTTTAAGCCCAGCGAAAAGTTTAGCAAAATCCAAGATGGTAAGAACTGCCCTTAGAAGTCCCAGAAAAATGAGTCTTAAAactgtacaaaacaaaaaacttcctcAAACTAGTTCTAGAAATACTGAGCCTTGCAGGTCAACCCCTGCTGTAGTTCCTCCAAAGAAAGTTCGCCAGTGTCCTGAACCAACTTCAACTGTGGTAAAACTTGGCCTAAAAAAGGCCCCCCGCAAAGCATTTGAGTTTTCCCAGCGATCCTTAGATAGTCTGGCTGAATTGCGCAGCTATGGGAAAGCTGCTGGGGCAGTTCAGACTGCACGGAAACAAAAGACTAAATTAATTGCTCCACAGAATCTAGTTATAAAACATAACAGAAAAATGTTAGCCTGCCAAGATCTTCAGTTTTTAAGGCAGATAAGACCCACACaagtggggagagggaaaaatcagacaggaagTTCAGAGGGCAGAAGcaaaaaaataactaaaaagtctAATCCAAAGCATCCTATACAACAGCCTGTGGCTTCTGACCCAGTATCTGCTGCAGGAACTAGTGAAAAACAAAAAGAGCGGATAGCTGAGCAGATATGCTATCCCTCAAGCAAGGAtggaaaaaaagtgagaaaaagCTTCTCATTTGAGAGAGAGGAAGTCCAAACCCCACACATGGATAAAACGGTTCCACATGGTTCTAAGGAATCTAACATGAAAATAGAAGAAAACAATATGGCAGGTCCTGCATTACAGATCGAATCATGTTTTTCCTCATCTTTAACTGGAGACTACAAAAATGAACCTGCAGAGAGAGACTATGTTGTCCCTTTGGTTTCCCCATCTACACCTCACTTTGAGGGAGCAACTTTGAAAGAGAGCAAGcctaaattaaaagaaaacagtgATGAAGATGATTTATTTTTAACTCAGTCAGATCCTGTGGATATGGAAATGTGTTCACAGATGGAAAATATTGGAGATATTATGTCTAGTGAAAAAGAACCACTAGACACGGAAGTTGATGCTGCTGAAAGTCTGCTGCAGAATGAGCCCTTAGGTATTGTGAAGTGTAAGTACAAAGATTGTACAGAACAAGTGGAAAAGACAGGGGAGTACTGTAGTAAGCATTCTGCCACCAGTGCTTCAGATCATCTCTTTATCAAGCCAGGTTTACCACCTCCTAAGCCTGAAAAACCTTCCACTGctaaaaatttcagctcaaatagCTCTTCACGGAGTGCCAACCTCACCAaggattttgaaaatatttcaaagcACTCATTGTCATCAAAAGCCAAGTCAAAAGTAGTAAAATCCAGTGTCTCCAAGGCAGGGAATCCAAAAGCTGTATCAGCAGAGAACCAGATATTCAAGACCCCAAGTTTCAGCAGGAGTCTTCAGTCCCAGAGTTCCAGCAATGTTCTCCGGCCCCAGAACATGCAGACAAACAGTACTTCACATTTTCCCAATAGATCTGCCTCAGGGGCTCATTCAGGGCAAGAAAGAAGtctcccttcctttccacaaGCAAATGCTCTTGTCACTCAACAGCGTGATCATAGTATTTTTGTTACAGAGGTCCTGAAATGGAACTATGAAATGTTTGTCAACTTCAGCCAGTTTGGACTTCCATATAATCTTCTTCAATCAGTTATGGTCTCTGTTCCTGTCAAATTTCATGGATACAATGactattttaatacatttttcccCTTGATGATgctaaatgcctttgaaaca GTTGCACAGGAATGGATAGAAAACCAGAAAACAAGAGAGAAAAATAGTTATCATTTGCACTTACAAAATTTCTGTGCTGACTTGAATCGAGCAGATTTCACAG CATGCATTCGGGAAAGTGATTTGGCAAAACAGCTTCATCCAAAGGAGGATGACTTGGTATTTTTGGTGGTGcctgaaaaacaaaacacctttgcAGAAGAAAGCGAGATGGAGAGCCATCTAGTGTATCATGTTGGTTTTGTGACCCGCTTCTCCCGTGCATCACTCCGTGAAACGA GGCAAAATGAGCAGCATGTTGTCTGTCACCTTTCCATCCAAACTCGAGGCAATTTGTCATACTACATAAACCAGCCAATGAAATGTATAGTGATCAGCTCTCTAGTGACTACACAACGAAGGTTCAGAGGTCTGCTACTGTTGAGCAGGAGTCCGCTGGCTAAACCCATCATAAATCCAAGTTACGCTGACTTCTGTCCCAGGGATTTGAATGTAACTTCCGAGAGCACT ACTTCCTACGTGAGAGACTACAATGCAGATCAGAAGAAGGCTATTGAAACTGCTTATGCTATGGTGAAGGAGCATCCAAGACTTCCCAGAATCTGCCTGATCCATGGGCCACCTGGGACAGGGAAATCAAAAACTATTGTTGGACTCCTGTACCGTATTCTGACAGAG AGGTCTGGGAATGAGAATCGAGCTCAAAACTTGAATGCCAAGATCAAGCGAAACCGTGTTCTGGTTTGTGCACCATCCAATGCTGCTGTTGATGAACTCATGAAAAAGATAATCCTGGAATTCAAAGAAAAATGTCAAGACAGAAGAAATCCTTTGG GAAATTGTGGAGATGTAAACTTAGTGCGACTAGGTCCAGAAAAGTCAATAAGCATTGATGTCCTGAGATTCAGCCTGGACAGCCAAGTTAGCCACAGAATGA acCGGGGACAACCTGGCCGTGACCAGGATATTCACAGGAAAAAGGAAGCCCTGGATCGCCAGCTGGACAGTCTCTCTCGGCAGCGTGCCATGGATAGATGTGATAAGAGGCAGAAG agtcaaAAGTTAGATGAGGAAATTGCCCGACTTTCAAAGGAGCGGCAGCAACTCACTTCTCAGCTGAGGAAG GTCGGAGGGCGCCCTCAGGAAGTGCAGGCTAGCATCATCTTGGAGTCCCACATCATCTGTTGCACATTGAGCACAAGTGGAGGCTTTCTGCTGGAGTCTGCTTTTCGCCGGCAAGGACTTGACCCTTTCAGCTGTGTCATTGTGGATGAG GCGGGACAATCATGTGAGGTTGAAACTCTAATTCCACTGACTCATCGCTGTAGTAAACTTGTCCTTGTTGGAGATCCCAAGCAGCTCCCTCCTACTGTAATATCTatg AGCAACAGAAGAGAACAGATGTTCTTCAGATTGGCTATTCCAGCCATACCTGGTCTTTGA